One genomic region from Siniperca chuatsi isolate FFG_IHB_CAS linkage group LG18, ASM2008510v1, whole genome shotgun sequence encodes:
- the LOC122865406 gene encoding proteinase-activated receptor 3: MGKRILFFLVFVLCLSGTLQKKEEMRIKKLKNSSEVFVPVPRTFKGVPVKTNFSLVLNGTQAPILSPSPPALQSLSNSTVRYLRSPLSTRVIPIIYMLVIAVGIPANVAILCTMATKVRKVSSAILYLSLAVSNLFLLLSLFFKAHYHLHGNHWVLGEAACRVVTACFYGNLYCSAQTLACISIKRYLAVVHPFMYKRLPKRMFAAWVSLAVWGVFGAAVVPEFLIQQSYWLPQVGRITCHDVLPLDYDSHIFLLYYNLFLTFFGLLVPLVVTVVCYARIVCELNRSHLDWAMYIKTSSLVFVIFLVCFAPAGALHLLHYGQLIVDGTESLYVYFKVAVCLCCLHACLDPFLFLLMSKSARSGLYFRHIKGKTLSISH, from the exons ATGGGGAAACGCATTCTCTTTTTCCTCGTTTTTGTTCTCTGTCTAAGTGGTACACTTCAAAAAAAAG aGGAAATGAGAATAAAAAAGCTCAAGAACAGCTCTGAGGTTTTCGTTCCTGTGCCCAGAACATTTAAAGGGGTCCCAGTCAAGACAAATTTCTCTCTTGTCCTAAATGGGACACAGGCTCCCATTTTATCTCCTTCCCCTCCAGCACTGCAGTCACTAAGCAACAGCACAGTACGGTACCTCCGCAGCCCTCTGAGCACGCGGGTCATCCCCATTATTTATATGTTGGTTATAGCTGTCGGGATCCCAGCCAACGTCGCCATCTTGTGCACGATGGCCACTAAAGTTAGGAAGGTGTCCTCTGCCATCCTTTACCTTAGCCTGGCTGTCTCcaacctcttcctcctcctctccctcttcttcaaGGCTCACTACCATCTCCATGGAAACCACTGGGTGCTCGGAGAGGCAGCCTGTCGAGTGGTCACGGCCTGTTTCTATGGCAACCTCTACTGCTCGGCCCAGACGCTGGCCTGCATCAGCATCAAGCGCTACCTGGCTGTAGTGCACCCATTCATGTATAAAAGACTCCCCAAGAGGATGTTCGCTGCCTGGGTCAGCTTGGCTGTATGGGGGGTGTTTGGTGCTGCCGTTGTCCCAGAGTTCCTCATCCAACAGAGCTATTGGCTCCCTCAGGTGGGCCGCATCACCTGCCATGACGTATTGCCTCTGGACTATGACTCCCATATCTTCCTGCTCTACTACAACCTGTTTCTAACCTTCTTTGGCCTCCTGGTGCCGCTGGTGGTCACGGTTGTGTGCTACGCCCGAATCGTCTGTGAGCTCAACCGATCACACCTCGACTGGGCGATGTACATCAAGACCAGCTCACTGGTGTTTGTCATCTTCCTGGTGTGTTTTGCTCCAGCTGGAGCCCTGCACTTGCTCCATTATGGGCAACTGATTGTGGATGGAACAGAGAGTTTGTACGTGTACTTTAAAGTGGCggtgtgtttgtgctgcctCCATGCCTGTTTAGaccccttcctctttctcttaaTGTCCAAGTCTGCAAGGTCTGGGCTTTATTTCAGGCACATTAAAGGCAAAACCCTGAGCATATCTCACTAA